The Trichomycterus rosablanca isolate fTriRos1 chromosome 6, fTriRos1.hap1, whole genome shotgun sequence DNA segment aaaaactctgatccactcataccagcacaacacacactaacacaccaccaccatgtcagtgtcactgcagtgctgagaatgatccaccacctaaataatacctgctctgtgggggtcctgatcattgaagaacagggtaaaagcaggttaaaaaggtatgtagagaaacagatggactacagtcagtaattgtagaactacaaagtgcttctatatggtaagtggagctgataaaatggacagtgaatttAGTCGGCCCCTTATTATGACCACCCCCTAAAACGTGCATGGTGTAAGGCAtgtcattattttcttttttttctccccttcttCTGATCCAGATATGAAGAACGATATAATAAACGTCTTCTACTGCGCCCTGTGTTCACTGTCCTACACATCTCAGATTTAcctccacaaacacatcaagaggTGCCACCACGAGGAATACGTGAGACTTGTGAAGTCTGGAGTGATCAAATATGAGAATCTGGTACCAAGAACAAGCTCCAGTAGTAAAGGAACCCCCTCTGATGGGCTGCATCCCAAACACACTCGAGGAGGGAATCGGAAAGACGCTTTTCTCTGCTCTCAGTGTGGAAAGGGCTTCGGTGAGAGGAGTTCCCTCAGGAAACACCAGCTCATTCACACGGAAAGAAAGCCGTACCAGTGCTCGGAGtgcgggaagagttttaatcgggAGGATAACCTCCaccagcaccagcgcattcacaccggagagaagccgtacCAGTGCTCGgtgtgtgggaagagttttaatctgaGGAGTCACCTTCAGCGCCACCAGCGcactcacaccggagagaagccgtatcactgctctcagtgtggaaagagtttcacCCAACACAGTACTTTCCAAACGCACCAGCGCactcacacaggagagaagccgtaccaCTGCTCGGAGTGCGGGAAAAACTTCATCGCCATGAGTAATCTCATGAagcaccagcgcgttcacaccggAGACAAACCGTATTGCTGCACGGACtgcgggaagagcttcagtCAGCAGCGCGACCTCCAGCTGCACCAGCACGTTCACACCGGCGAGAAACCCTATCGCTGCTCCGAGTGCGGAAAAGACTTCATCGCGATGAGCAATCTGatcaaacaccagcgcattcacaccggcgAGAACCTGTATTACTGTTCGGACTGCGGAAAGAGCTTCACCCAGCGGCGCGATCTTCAGCGACACCGGCTGATTCACACGGGCGAGAAGCCGTACCGGTGCCCGCAGTGCGGGAAGAGCTTCACGCAGCAGGGGACTCTCCGGACTCATCGGCGCATTCACAGCGGAGAGAAGCCCTACGAGTGCGCGCTGTGTGGAAAACGCTTCACGCTGCACAGCAGTCTCcagacacaccagcgcattcataccgGAGAGaagccgtttcagtgctcagagtgtgggaaacGTTTCACACAGCAGGGTAATCTCCagcgacaccagcgcattcacacgtgAGAGAACAATATCGTGCTGAAAGCATGGACAGTGTTTATCTATTCCAGGCCACAGGTGCATTAAAACCGATGTTAAAACCATGTTGCTTAGctgttagtaatcagaaggttgtcgatTAAGGCCCCAAGTTGCTTGGCAAGGCCTGTAATCCTCAGTTGCTCACATTGTATTCATAATTGTGAGgcattttgaataaaaaaatgccACAATCGTTGTcttttatatactttttagTCTCATTttgcacaaaaacacacagggtctgtctgaaaacctaatgATCTCTCTACAGagatgcattttatgtcatcctacatgctcccgagaagaaggcatgtctaaatccttagatacctcaaaatgctgcctactaggATGCCTTATTCTGACCGAATAATGAGTGAGCTCCGTGTGCTtcctgaaggcaatcccagcattcaatgcggcacGGAAATGAATtcaaatttaatttttaattgatatTTAGCCGGCATGATAGCAGGTTCTCACCTCAGCctgttggtttgaatggccagAGACTAACTCAGTTAGCTAAGTAAGCTAACACTGCACCGGTAGGTTTGGTAAGACAGTtgaaaatcgattcacatgtgtaacgatttaaatgggtttacatgtataattaatcgatattcactttaaacagcagagggcgctggcgctattcacctcgcctggttgacatcactacagggttgccaggttcggaattttccagccaaatgtaatGTGGGATttgcggcatggtggctaagtgggtagcactgtcgcctcacagcgagaaggtcctgggttcgatccccaggcggggcggtccgggtcctttctgtgtggagtttgcatgttcttcccgtgtccgcgtgggtttcctccgggtgctccggtttcctcccacagtacaaaaacatgcagccaggctaattggagagactgaattgtcctataggtaccgagccgctaggatgcataaaccagtgcattgtagtgccgatcccaagcccggataaatagggagggtcgtgtcaggaggggcgtccggcgtaaaaactgtgccgaatcaataatgtggatcacgatccgccggcgacccctaacgggagcagccgaggaaatagatttaatgtgggatttgttttaaaggtaaatgtgcagcattgttttgcatagtttgtacctacctcagaaataaaagggcattcattatttagataaataaaagatcatctcaaatacagtatttcattttatttatgagaaataataaaaggaaactttgtcataatttgtcttcaatttcactttgtttaaaaaatcgggaaaaaatcgtatcgtaaaCCCAGTATCATAAAtcgcattgcatcgtgggtagagtgtatcattacacccccactgtctaagtagtgtgtctaaataacctgccttctAAAGTTCAATGTCGggtagaatcctctctatttatGCAACTGCCCAgttaggcagtaggcagcaaggcagctcactaggattTTTGACAGACCCCTAATGTCTGAATCCACTGGGAATGTCTGAACACATTGAAGTTTTTCCCCAATTTTAACACAACTTA contains these protein-coding regions:
- the LOC134316798 gene encoding zinc finger protein OZF-like gives rise to the protein MKIMPYLKINDGTSGGGASSCVERLVPVDQQNEGVLEKHFKEEEPGDEDIYMKNDIINVFYCALCSLSYTSQIYLHKHIKRCHHEEYVRLVKSGVIKYENLVPRTSSSSKGTPSDGLHPKHTRGGNRKDAFLCSQCGKGFGERSSLRKHQLIHTERKPYQCSECGKSFNREDNLHQHQRIHTGEKPYQCSVCGKSFNLRSHLQRHQRTHTGEKPYHCSQCGKSFTQHSTFQTHQRTHTGEKPYHCSECGKNFIAMSNLMKHQRVHTGDKPYCCTDCGKSFSQQRDLQLHQHVHTGEKPYRCSECGKDFIAMSNLIKHQRIHTGENLYYCSDCGKSFTQRRDLQRHRLIHTGEKPYRCPQCGKSFTQQGTLRTHRRIHSGEKPYECALCGKRFTLHSSLQTHQRIHTGEKPFQCSECGKRFTQQGNLQRHQRIHT